The proteins below come from a single Edaphobacter acidisoli genomic window:
- a CDS encoding D-sedoheptulose 7-phosphate isomerase translates to MKQLVQKQIAQSIATMQAVLADGHIADTIVAIGELTAHAMQSGHKLLVAGNGGSAADAQHLVAEFAVRLTVNRPALRAVALTTDTSILTACGNDYGFDRIFSRQIEALGQPGDVFLGISTSGNSPNILCALEQARKQNITTIGFTGGDGGRMRELCDHIVVIPSKVTMNIQESHLALEHIFCMVVERTLFGMDFDKPKKS, encoded by the coding sequence ATGAAGCAGCTCGTCCAGAAGCAGATCGCCCAGTCCATCGCCACCATGCAAGCCGTGCTCGCCGACGGCCACATCGCCGACACCATCGTCGCCATCGGCGAGCTCACCGCGCACGCCATGCAATCCGGCCACAAGCTCCTCGTCGCCGGCAACGGAGGCTCCGCCGCCGACGCCCAGCACCTCGTCGCCGAGTTCGCCGTCCGCCTCACCGTCAACCGCCCAGCCTTGCGCGCCGTCGCCCTCACCACCGACACCTCCATCCTCACCGCCTGCGGCAACGACTACGGCTTCGACCGCATCTTCTCCCGCCAGATCGAAGCCCTCGGCCAGCCCGGCGATGTCTTCCTCGGCATCTCCACCTCCGGCAACTCGCCCAACATCCTCTGCGCCCTCGAACAAGCCCGCAAGCAGAACATCACCACCATCGGCTTCACCGGCGGCGACGGCGGACGCATGCGCGAGCTCTGCGATCACATCGTTGTCATCCCATCCAAAGTCACGATGAATATCCAGGAATCCCACCTGGCCCTCGAACACATCTTCTGCATGGTCGTCGAGCGCACACTCTTCGGCATGGACTTCGACAAGCCAAAGAAATCCTGA
- a CDS encoding SDR family NAD(P)-dependent oxidoreductase, producing the protein MDQAKPLKGKTALVTGAARRIGRAIAMALAENGADVAITYLSSQGEAEQTVRDLAALGVEAMAVRTDLRDPVSIEESVAEVVEELGRLDILVNNAGVFESAALEDISVAQWDAMFSTNTRAPFLVAQAAHPHLRSAQGRIINIGSLGGLHPWATHGHYCTSKAALHMLSKTMAKAWAPEISVNCIAPGMIVQGEVDEAYAHFARKTPMQRNGTADDVAAAAVFFATAPHFITGQLLAVDGGLGL; encoded by the coding sequence ATGGATCAAGCAAAGCCACTCAAGGGGAAGACCGCGCTTGTGACGGGCGCTGCGCGACGCATTGGACGCGCCATTGCTATGGCGTTGGCGGAGAACGGTGCCGATGTGGCGATTACGTATCTGTCTTCGCAGGGTGAGGCTGAGCAGACGGTGCGTGATCTTGCAGCGCTTGGCGTGGAGGCGATGGCGGTGCGCACCGATCTCCGTGATCCGGTGAGCATCGAGGAGTCGGTAGCTGAGGTGGTCGAGGAGCTTGGGCGGCTGGATATTCTCGTCAATAATGCCGGCGTGTTTGAGTCTGCGGCGTTGGAGGATATCTCAGTCGCGCAGTGGGATGCGATGTTCTCGACCAATACGCGCGCGCCGTTTCTGGTGGCGCAGGCGGCGCATCCGCATCTTCGCTCGGCGCAGGGACGCATCATCAATATCGGCTCGCTGGGCGGGCTGCATCCGTGGGCGACGCATGGGCACTACTGTACGTCGAAGGCTGCGCTGCATATGCTTTCGAAGACGATGGCCAAGGCGTGGGCTCCGGAGATCAGTGTGAACTGCATTGCTCCGGGCATGATTGTGCAGGGCGAAGTGGATGAGGCGTATGCGCACTTTGCGCGGAAGACTCCGATGCAGCGCAATGGCACCGCGGATGATGTGGCTGCTGCTGCCGTCTTCTTTGCTACAGCGCCGCACTTCATTACCGGCCAGTTGCTGGCGGTGGATGGTGGGTTGGGGCTCTAG
- a CDS encoding co-chaperone GroES — MSKTSFTPLHDRILVRRVEESETVRGGIIIPDSAKEKPQQGEVISVGKGKSNDEGKVFPLDVKAGDSILFGKYSGTEIKLDGEEFLIMREEEVLGILKK; from the coding sequence ATGTCGAAAACATCGTTTACACCGCTGCACGACCGCATTCTGGTTCGCCGCGTGGAAGAGAGCGAGACCGTCCGTGGCGGAATCATCATCCCCGACTCAGCCAAAGAGAAGCCCCAGCAGGGCGAAGTGATCTCCGTCGGCAAGGGCAAGTCGAACGACGAAGGCAAGGTGTTCCCGCTCGACGTCAAGGCTGGCGACAGCATCCTCTTCGGCAAGTACTCCGGCACCGAGATCAAGCTCGACGGCGAGGAGTTCCTCATCATGCGCGAAGAAGAAGTCCTCGGCATCCTGAAGAAGTAG
- the groL gene encoding chaperonin GroEL (60 kDa chaperone family; promotes refolding of misfolded polypeptides especially under stressful conditions; forms two stacked rings of heptamers to form a barrel-shaped 14mer; ends can be capped by GroES; misfolded proteins enter the barrel where they are refolded when GroES binds), with protein sequence MAKQILHGEDSRQAILRGVNTLADAVKVTLGPKGRNVVIEKKFGSPTITKDGVTVAKEIELGNALENMGAQMVREVASKTSDVAGDGTTTATVLAQAIYREGVKTVAAGANPMALKRGIDKAVEAIIGKRDENGVPVGGALSKLSKPVSGDMIAQVGTISANSDSQIGTIIAEAMKKVGKDGVITVEESRTMETQLEVVEGMQFDRGYLSPYFVTDAERMEAALENPYILIYEKKISTMKDLLPLLEQIARTAKPLVIIAEDVDGEALATLVVNKLRGTLNVAAVKAPGFGDRRKAMLQDIAVLTGGKAITEDLGIKLESVKIEDLGTAKRVTIDKDNTTIVDGGGNDSDIAGRVKEIRSQIDKTTSDYDREKLQERLAKLVGGVAVIKVGAATETEMKEKKARVEDAMHATRAAVEEGIVPGGGVALVRTTKAVDEVIKGLEGDEKIGASIIRRAIEEPLRMIVSNAGEEGAVVIGKIHESKEHNFGYNAGTGAYEDLVKAGVIDPTKVTRTALQNAASIAGLMLTTEAMISEIPEKKEAPAGGHNHGGGMDGMY encoded by the coding sequence ATGGCAAAACAGATTCTGCACGGAGAAGATTCACGTCAGGCGATCCTGCGTGGCGTCAACACGCTCGCGGACGCAGTCAAGGTGACGCTCGGCCCCAAGGGCCGCAACGTCGTCATCGAGAAGAAATTCGGCTCTCCCACCATCACCAAGGACGGCGTCACCGTCGCCAAGGAGATCGAGCTCGGCAACGCGCTTGAGAACATGGGCGCCCAGATGGTCCGCGAGGTCGCCTCGAAGACCTCCGACGTCGCCGGTGACGGCACCACCACCGCGACCGTTCTGGCCCAGGCCATCTACCGCGAAGGCGTCAAGACCGTTGCCGCCGGCGCAAACCCGATGGCGCTCAAGCGCGGCATCGACAAGGCCGTCGAGGCCATCATCGGCAAGCGCGACGAGAACGGCGTTCCCGTCGGCGGCGCACTCTCGAAGCTGTCCAAGCCCGTTTCCGGCGACATGATCGCGCAGGTCGGCACCATCTCGGCCAACTCGGACTCGCAGATCGGCACCATCATCGCCGAAGCGATGAAGAAGGTCGGCAAAGACGGCGTCATCACCGTCGAAGAGTCGCGCACCATGGAGACGCAACTTGAGGTCGTCGAAGGCATGCAGTTCGACCGCGGCTACCTCTCGCCCTACTTCGTCACCGATGCAGAGCGCATGGAAGCGGCCCTCGAGAACCCCTACATCCTCATCTACGAGAAGAAGATCTCGACGATGAAGGACCTGCTCCCCCTGCTCGAGCAGATCGCCCGCACCGCCAAGCCACTCGTCATCATCGCTGAGGACGTGGACGGCGAAGCGCTGGCGACCCTGGTCGTCAACAAGCTGCGCGGCACCCTCAACGTCGCTGCCGTCAAGGCCCCTGGCTTCGGCGACCGCCGCAAGGCCATGCTGCAGGACATCGCAGTCCTGACCGGCGGCAAGGCCATCACCGAAGACCTCGGCATCAAGCTGGAGAGCGTCAAGATCGAGGACCTCGGCACCGCCAAGCGCGTCACCATCGACAAGGACAACACCACCATCGTCGACGGCGGCGGAAACGATAGCGACATCGCAGGCCGCGTCAAGGAGATCCGTTCGCAGATCGACAAGACCACCTCCGACTACGACCGCGAGAAGCTCCAGGAGCGCCTCGCCAAGCTGGTCGGCGGCGTTGCCGTCATCAAGGTCGGTGCAGCCACCGAGACCGAGATGAAGGAGAAGAAGGCCCGCGTCGAAGACGCCATGCACGCCACCCGCGCTGCGGTCGAGGAAGGCATCGTCCCCGGCGGCGGTGTTGCCCTGGTACGCACGACGAAGGCTGTCGATGAGGTCATCAAGGGTCTCGAAGGCGACGAGAAGATCGGTGCTTCGATCATCCGCCGCGCCATCGAGGAGCCTCTGCGCATGATCGTCTCGAACGCAGGCGAAGAGGGCGCAGTCGTCATCGGCAAGATCCACGAATCGAAGGAGCACAACTTCGGCTACAACGCCGGAACGGGCGCCTACGAGGACCTGGTGAAGGCCGGCGTCATCGACCCAACTAAGGTCACGCGCACTGCACTGCAGAACGCAGCCTCGATCGCTGGCTTGATGCTGACCACCGAAGCGATGATCTCGGAGATCCCCGAGAAGAAGGAAGCCCCCGCAGGCGGCCACAACCACGGCGGCGGCATGGACGGCATGTACTAA
- a CDS encoding alpha/beta hydrolase, which translates to MRRFLCGLAVAVLGSGLVMGQQAQKPWSTTLGKTVLLWPNGAPGAKGNDDADKPSLTIYLPKGENATKTGVVVAPGGGYAHLAMGKEGEAYALWLNQHGVAAFVLKYRLGPVYHYPVELEDAQRAMRYVRAHAAEYGVDPGRIGMWGSSAGGHLTATAGTKSGPGNTDAADPVDRVDSRPDFLILAYPVITLEAPYAHVGSREYLLGDTPDPVMVAWLSAETQVTKDTPPTFLFATTDDKTVPVMNSVMFYEALVRAGVPAELHLFQHGSHGAGLAAANPQLSVWPDLLIKWMRERGYAASTDPVAK; encoded by the coding sequence GTGAGGAGATTTCTGTGCGGGCTGGCGGTTGCAGTGTTGGGTTCGGGTTTGGTGATGGGGCAGCAGGCGCAGAAGCCCTGGTCGACGACGCTGGGCAAGACGGTTCTGCTGTGGCCGAATGGCGCGCCGGGAGCGAAGGGTAATGACGATGCCGACAAGCCTTCGCTGACAATCTATCTGCCGAAGGGCGAGAACGCGACGAAGACGGGGGTGGTGGTCGCGCCGGGCGGAGGATATGCGCATCTGGCGATGGGGAAAGAGGGCGAGGCTTATGCGCTGTGGCTGAATCAGCACGGCGTGGCGGCGTTTGTGCTGAAGTATCGGCTGGGGCCGGTGTATCACTATCCGGTGGAGTTGGAGGATGCGCAGCGGGCGATGCGCTACGTGCGGGCACATGCCGCGGAGTATGGTGTCGATCCCGGCCGCATTGGAATGTGGGGTTCGTCGGCGGGTGGGCATCTGACGGCGACTGCGGGAACGAAGTCTGGTCCGGGAAACACTGACGCTGCGGACCCCGTGGACCGCGTGGACAGCAGGCCGGACTTTCTGATTCTGGCGTATCCGGTGATTACGCTGGAGGCTCCGTATGCTCATGTGGGGTCGAGGGAATATTTGTTGGGCGATACTCCTGACCCGGTGATGGTGGCCTGGCTCTCAGCAGAGACGCAGGTAACGAAGGACACGCCGCCGACGTTTCTGTTTGCGACGACCGATGACAAGACTGTGCCGGTGATGAATAGCGTGATGTTCTATGAGGCGCTGGTGAGGGCAGGAGTTCCGGCGGAGCTGCATCTGTTTCAACATGGTTCGCACGGAGCGGGATTGGCGGCAGCGAATCCGCAGTTGAGTGTGTGGCCGGATCTGCTGATTAAGTGGATGCGGGAGCGTGGGTATGCTGCGTCGACTGATCCGGTGGCGAAATGA
- a CDS encoding ammonium transporter, which yields MRLRRSVVRAFLCLVFALVVSASVFGGSYVMAQSPGSQATVTEQSQADRIAALEKEDAANKAAIVAAQQAGDNSWMLVSAALVLMMSGPGLALFYGGLVRKKNILGTMMQTFAMMAVITVLWGLVTYSLAFGSGNAFIGGLHNVFLRGVGLTPDPSYAATIPLQTFMVYQLMFAIITPALITGAFAERMKFSAMLVFMVLWAIFVYSPMAHMVWGKGGLLNAALGGRIPCLDFAGGTVVHVTSGVSALVTALYLGKRIGFPKIPMPPHSVVLSFIGACMLWVGWFGFNAGSALSAGTLATSAFVATHFGAAAAAVSWSAAEWIRQGKPSALGAISGAVAGLVAITPAAGFVTPMSALWIGLIAGVFCYFMVAKVKGWFGYDDSLDAFGVHGAGGTLGAILTGFFASSAINPIFGAGKATGFFEGNWMQPVHQLIGVAIAWSLSIVGTLIILFIVDKLIGLRVSEEAEHEGLDLSQHGEEGYDWAH from the coding sequence ATGAGATTGCGTCGTTCTGTGGTCAGGGCCTTCCTGTGCCTTGTGTTTGCGCTGGTGGTGAGCGCTTCAGTCTTTGGTGGTTCTTACGTGATGGCCCAGTCGCCGGGCAGCCAGGCGACAGTTACCGAACAGAGTCAGGCGGACCGCATTGCGGCCCTTGAAAAAGAAGACGCAGCGAACAAGGCTGCGATTGTGGCGGCACAGCAGGCGGGAGACAACAGCTGGATGCTGGTCTCGGCGGCGCTGGTGCTGATGATGAGCGGGCCGGGGTTGGCCTTGTTCTACGGCGGTTTGGTGAGGAAGAAAAATATTCTGGGGACGATGATGCAGACGTTCGCCATGATGGCCGTGATTACGGTGCTGTGGGGGCTGGTGACGTACTCGCTGGCGTTCGGCTCCGGCAATGCGTTCATCGGCGGGCTGCACAATGTCTTTCTGCGCGGCGTGGGGCTTACGCCTGACCCGTCGTATGCGGCGACGATTCCTCTGCAGACGTTCATGGTGTATCAGTTGATGTTTGCCATCATTACGCCGGCGCTGATTACGGGCGCGTTTGCTGAGCGGATGAAGTTTTCGGCGATGCTGGTGTTTATGGTGCTGTGGGCGATCTTTGTCTATAGCCCGATGGCACACATGGTGTGGGGCAAGGGCGGATTGCTCAATGCCGCGCTCGGCGGGCGGATTCCGTGCCTCGATTTTGCGGGCGGCACGGTGGTGCATGTGACGTCGGGCGTGTCGGCGCTGGTGACGGCGCTGTATCTGGGCAAGCGGATCGGGTTTCCCAAGATACCAATGCCGCCGCACTCGGTGGTGCTGAGCTTTATCGGCGCATGCATGTTGTGGGTGGGCTGGTTCGGGTTCAATGCCGGCTCGGCGCTGTCGGCTGGAACGCTGGCGACTTCGGCGTTTGTGGCGACGCACTTTGGCGCGGCCGCGGCTGCAGTGAGCTGGAGCGCGGCGGAGTGGATTCGCCAGGGCAAGCCTTCGGCGCTGGGAGCGATCTCAGGCGCGGTGGCCGGGCTGGTGGCGATTACGCCTGCTGCCGGGTTTGTGACGCCGATGTCGGCGCTTTGGATTGGGCTGATCGCCGGTGTCTTCTGTTACTTCATGGTGGCGAAGGTGAAGGGCTGGTTCGGCTATGACGACTCGCTCGACGCGTTCGGCGTGCATGGCGCGGGCGGGACGCTGGGCGCGATCCTGACGGGCTTCTTTGCTTCGAGCGCGATCAATCCGATCTTCGGTGCGGGCAAGGCGACGGGGTTCTTTGAAGGCAACTGGATGCAGCCGGTGCATCAGTTGATCGGCGTGGCTATTGCGTGGAGTCTTTCCATTGTGGGTACGCTGATTATTCTGTTCATCGTGGATAAGCTGATTGGCCTTAGAGTGAGCGAAGAGGCCGAGCACGAAGGGCTTGACCTTTCGCAGCACGGTGAAGAGGGCTACGATTGGGCGCACTAG